A genomic stretch from Phycisphaerae bacterium includes:
- the larB gene encoding nickel pincer cofactor biosynthesis protein LarB has product MQPDILKTLLQSVKDGRTTIAEALERLEHLPFEPLEFANVDHHRSLRCGFPEVIFCPGKTTEQIVTIFTRLAASGVNVLATRAAPEQYESVRFAFPAADYHPAARSITLRQLPPRACTGTIALVTGGTSDIPVIEEARVTCEIMDQKTAQFYDVGVAGIHRLLAHSKALREARVVVVAAGMEGALASVVGGLVEAPVIAVPTSVGYGASFQGLAPLLTMLNSCATGVGVVNIDNGFGAGYLASTINRLGDN; this is encoded by the coding sequence ATGCAGCCTGACATACTGAAAACCCTGCTTCAATCAGTGAAAGACGGTAGGACAACCATCGCGGAGGCTTTGGAGCGCCTGGAGCACCTGCCTTTTGAGCCGCTGGAATTCGCCAACGTGGACCACCATCGGTCGCTGCGCTGCGGCTTTCCGGAGGTCATTTTCTGCCCCGGCAAGACCACCGAACAGATCGTGACCATCTTTACCCGCTTGGCCGCGAGCGGTGTTAATGTCCTGGCGACGCGCGCTGCGCCTGAGCAATACGAATCTGTCCGCTTCGCCTTCCCCGCCGCGGATTACCATCCGGCCGCGCGCTCGATTACGCTGCGCCAACTGCCGCCGCGCGCCTGTACGGGGACGATTGCGCTGGTGACCGGCGGGACGAGCGACATTCCCGTGATTGAGGAGGCCCGCGTGACGTGCGAGATCATGGATCAAAAGACGGCGCAGTTTTACGACGTCGGTGTGGCGGGGATCCATCGCTTGCTGGCGCACTCCAAGGCCCTGCGCGAGGCGCGCGTCGTCGTCGTCGCGGCGGGGATGGAAGGGGCCCTGGCCAGCGTCGTCGGTGGTCTCGTTGAGGCCCCGGTCATCGCCGTACCGACGAGCGTCGGCTACGGGGCGAGCTTTCAGGGCCTCGCGCCGCTGCTCACGATGCTGAACTCCTGCGCGACGGGGGTAGGCGTCGTGAATATCGATAACGGGTTCGGGGCGGGGTATCTGGCGTCGACGATCAATCGGTTGGGAGATAATTAA